Sequence from the Acomys russatus chromosome 12, mAcoRus1.1, whole genome shotgun sequence genome:
AGTGTGTGGGATCATGGGAATTCTAACATGGCGTGTGTCTGTCTTTGTTCAAATGCAGTTTCTGAATACAGTGAGTCCTTGGTAGAAAAGGTGACGAACCTACCCTCTGCTGTGGGGTGATACTCAACACCCTCCCCCTAGGCTTACAGCTGGTGTCTCACTTGACAAACACAGCAGACGACAGACACTGGAGAGTTTTGCTCTCTTTGCTCTCCAGGGTTGCCACATCCAAGTGTCCTCCCAGGTTTGCTTTGCTGAGCTCACTAGAGCTGCCCTAACGCatgtgctttgttgttgttgttgtttttaagatttatttatttattatcgtgtatacagtgctttgcttgcatgtactcctgcaagccagaagagggcgccatatcacattacagatggttatgagccaccatgtggttgctgggagttgaactcaggacctttggaagagcaggcggcgctcttaaccactgagccatctctccagcccccaacgcGTGTGCTTTAAAGCATCCATGTTATCACAGGCTGTCAGCTTTTACTGAGGGGAGCAGCATCTGAGAGTGTATGTGCATCCGCTACTCTCAGACTGGGAAGGACATCGCCATGCCAACAGCAAATATAGCAGCTTCCTTGTTCCTTAACAATGCTGAGGTGAGCGGGTGCCATAGGGAGCAGGGGCCCAGGCACACAGCAGCCATATCCACCAAAACAGCTTGTGACAAGTCTGGGATCGAGCAGTAAACAGCGGATCTGTTACTTTTTTCTCATCTTCCCAGAAAGGGCCCAAGATAGTGTCTAAACTCCATAGCAACacacaccagacagacagacagacagagacggacagacagGCCACATACTAATTCATCATCTTCATGATCATTTCTATATACTAAAAAATTTAAGACCGTTGCTTTTTGTTCACCTAAAAATGGAGCCACAAGTCAACTGGGAACCAATGATACCACTTTGGATGGTCATGGTGTGTACACAGAGCAAGCCCAGTGCTGGACTCCAAGAGTCCCCTTCAGAGCTCTGCCTCTTGAGATGACACCTCTCTCTTAGGCAGCGCACGCTGGTGCCTGGCCCCTCTTGCCCTCCTGGCATCACTCTAAGTTTTGGGGCGTGCCAGAGTGAGAGCAAAGTTTAGGCACTGCCAGTATTATCTTCGCAGCCTCTTTCCCATGGCTGTCCTTTGAAACAAATGACCTCAGTCCTTCCAGGACTACCCAGTAGCACCTGTGTACCTAGTTTTGTTTCCCATGAGTCAGAAAACTGAAATGGCCACAAATCCTTTCCTGGTTCCCAAGCCTGAGTGTGGTGGCCTCGCGGTGGCTTGTGGCAGGGTTTTATTTCCATCAGTAAACTGACTCAATGTGTGGTGACTTCAGAAACCCACTGAGCTGCCGTGCTACGGCCCAGGCTGGGAAGGTTCTGGTGCTGAATCAAAGAGTCACAGGCTCTGCTGCCTCCCTGATCAGCCCGTGTTCCACCTGCCTCCTTGTCTTAATGAGAAGAGAGATCCCTGTCttagtttctcttcctgttgccgtGATAAAATGCTCTGGCGaaagcaacttcagggagaaaggggTTATTTTGCTCACAGCTCAAGGCTATAGCGAGTCAGTCCATCGTGGCAGGGAGGTTCTAGCAGCAGGaccatgaggcagctggtcagatTGCCTGTGCAGTCAGCAAGCAGAGAGCCCTGAGTATTGCTGCTCCCTTTcgcctttcttttttgtttgttcggttggttggttggttggtttgccttggctgtcctggactcgctttatagaccaggctggcttcgaactcacagcgatcctcctgcctctgcctcccgggtgctgggattaaaggtgtgcagcaccacaacCGGCCTCTTTTGCCTCTCTATGCAACCCAGGattcctgcccagggatggcctgcacttagggtgggtcttcccaccccacccccatcctgctCAATTAACATGGTCAATGTAATCCCTCATAGGCAAGCCATGGCAATAGTTATTCTTCCCCACAGCTGAAAGGTTCTTACTGGTCTGAGTGACAAGGCACTGGGAAGGGGGCTCTGTGCACTTGGAACCGCACAGTCTCTTCtattcaaagaaacaaaggcGGAGGTTGTAAAGGAACCCTGCTTTAATGTCCGCCTGCTTTCCTTTTGTGATTTCAAAATGATGGCCCGGCTGCCCGCAGGACTCGCTGGCCGAAGTTGAGGAGAAGTACAAGAAGGCTATGGTGTCCAACGCCCAGCTGGACAACGAGAAGACCAACTTCATGTACCAGGTGGACACACTGAAGGACACGCTGCTGGAGATGGAGGAGCGGCTGGCCGAGTCTCAACGGCAATACGAGGAGAAGAGCAAGGTGAGCGCTGCTGTGCTGAGGAATGGTGtgtggcagtgggggggggggaggctgggggggttggggggggaggcaTCATTGAACAATTCACTAGCTTGCAGAGTTCAGAGGAAGGGCCggatccccagagctggagttacagctttCATAGAGGTCGCATATCAGATAGCctacatatcagatgtttacatgacgattcgtaacagtagcaaaattacagttacggagtagcaacgaaaataattgtatggctgggtgtcaccacagcatgaggaactgtgttgtTGTTTGACTCCCCACTTGTTCAGAAAGCCCAGAGTCTGAGAATTAGAATACTGTGCCTCTGTCATGTTTGGTAGCAGTGCCTCTGATCCCAACatggaagaggctgaggcaggaggattgcaagtcttaagaccagcctgggctgtgtaacaAGGCTCTGtccccaaacacaacaaaacaacctcACGGGTTGGGGAGATAACTCACTctgtaaaatgcttgctgcacagcCAAGTCAGTCCTCAGCATctatggtggcatgtgcctgtaatcccagggctggggaggcagagatggggaccaaggtgagggctggaaagatggcctagTCCTTAAGCATGCATTCTGTCTTGCAGGGGGCCCATGTTTTCCTAGCATTCATGTCATGTGGCTCACcagcacctgtaaccccagctcctggAGCTCTGGTTGctgtggcctccatgggcatccgTACACATTTACACAGactcacacccatacacataagtaaaaaataataaaataaaccttggAGAAAAAAAACCGAAGGTAGACagcttctgaggaatgacacccatgatgtcacacacctgtgtgtactcacatatacatagacacagaaaacCCAGGACCCTGTGCTCTTTTCTGGATGGTTTGAAATGTTAGTATGCATATAGAGGTTATTACTAGAATATCAgtattttgaatgaaaataaaacaaccctctccctgcccccccccaaaaaaagaaagaaaataaaacaacccatGAGAAGGCATGTACTTGAAAGGTCAGGCATGCCAAAATTCTGCACAACCAGATGTTTCTAGGTGTTCATGATAAAATTCATttcctgagccgggcgtggtggcgcacgcctttaatcccagcactcgggagacagaggcaggcggatcgctgtgagttcgaggccagcctggtctacaaagtgagtccaggatggccaaggctatacagagaaaccctgtctcggaaaaaaaaaaaaaattcgtttcctgccttttattttatgtgagccTCATAGGGTATTAATGACAAACATCACTGATTTTAGGGAAATCATATTGTTATTTCTACTTATTTGGAGAAGACACACACTGTTTCAGAAGTCATACCGTCAAAGCCCAGAGAAGGGCAGTCTTGCATGTATTTCAGGGTCCACTGGGACTGAGACAGAAGCTGTTTTGTCCTTGCACACTCTTGGCCTGCATCCCAGCCATGGGGACCATAGCAGACCCCTACAAAGAGGCCCTAGGGCCCATCTTAACAAGAGAGGAACCAGGAAACACCTGTCAACTAGGCACACTCTGCGGATTAATTTTGGAGGAAACTGTCTGAGCATCCTCTATGGAGGGCAGAGAAAAAAGTTTGTGCTGTTGTATGTGTGACGGCGTAGTTAAAGGGTTTTTGTCCTGAGGGAAATGTGGCTCATGAGAGCGTGAACCCCATGGCAGAAATAATGCCCTCGAGCCGCAGCCTCAGAGCTGTTTCTCATCCCCAGGAGTTTGAGAGAGAGAAGCACGCTCACAGCATCCTGCAGTTCCAGTTCGCTGAAGTGAAAGAGGCCCTGAGGCAAAGGGAAGAAATGCTTGAGGTAAGtggccccttccttctccccttctgtcctctctgtcttATTCCAGGTGTATATGACAACACACCACAGGTCTGGACAGCAGGTGTGTATTCCTTACAGTTCTAGACACCAGAGTCCAAGGTGGGGTTGGCACGTCACCTTCAGTGCTGTGTCCTTCAGACCAAAGTGTGCACGTTCAATATGGACACTCATCCTATCCAGCCTGGGACCACCCTCATGGTATCATTTAACGTTAATACCTCTGACCTTATCTCCAAACACTGGTCACCTTGGAGGCCAAGGAGTCAGTTCAAAGCAACAGCTAAAGTTCCAGCTTTGCTTAAAATCGGGGGTTCAGGATAACTTTCCATCCCTTGAGGAGCTGGCCTCTCTCACTGGTGAAGAGTCTCACTCTTGTTAGTTTGGGGAGGTGTGATTAAAATAATGGCGCCACCCCCCAACTTCCAAAATGTCTTCCTCCTCGTCCCTAGTTGTAAATATGGAACTAAAGACCTTGAAATGGAAGGTTGTCCTTCATTATCTGTGTGGCTCTGATGTCATCACAGGGGGGCTacccaggagagggaggcaggtgaAGATGCTGAGGCCTGTGGCTCTGACGTAATCACAGGGGTacccaggagagggaggcaggccaAGATGCTGAGGTGGGAGCTGTGTTGACAGCATTCAGGGTTAGAGTGTGTGAAAAAGGAACACAAAAGAGTGTGGGAAGGTCCTAGGAACAGAGAAGACAAGGCTATTGATCCTCTCCTCAGAAGACTCTGTAGAAACAGTCTCAGAACTGTCAGAGAGTGTATTTACAGGATCTCATGAAAGCTGTGGTCATTCGTTACTGTGACCGTAGGAAACCAACCCAGGTATATGCCACATACATTCTGATCAACAGTGGGACACACATATGGTTGTCGCTCCATATGTGTGGCAGCCATCGTTATTGGACTTGATGACATTTGCAAGATGATGGGCTCGCCCAGTTGCGCTTTCTCAGACTGCTGTCCTACTACTGTTAAGCAAAGCAATGACCATTAAGGAAGAATCGCAACATGATTATGAGTCCAGGGTTGGCTGAGGTGAAGCGACCAATGCTGtcgatggtggtggtgatggtgaagcGACCAATGCTGtcgatggtggtggtgatggtgatgccgATGATGCTGTCGGCTGctcactcactggccagcctccCCGCCCTGGTCACCCAGCTCTGACTTCTTTTCTCTGCTTAACCCTTTGTctgcttcctttctgtctgttccTTTCCTCAGGAAATCCGGCAGCTGCAGCAGAAACAGGCGGGTTTTATCAGGGAGATTTCTGATCTTCAGGAAACGATAGAGTGGAAAGACAGGAAGATAGGGGTAGGAGTCTCAAGCCTTCGCAAAACCGTTCCAGCGGGTGGGCTGCTTAGAAAAGGAGGTCCTTGCAGAAGCTTtggtttgggggaaaaaaaaaatgtttgcatgAGTGTGCATAGGACTATCATGTGACAACTTGAATAACATGGTGACTACCTCAGCTTACCCAGGTGCATGGACCCATAGCTGGGTATTGGGAATCGGTCTCCCTCTCGCTGGCTCCCTCTCACTGCTGCACCAGAGGGGCCTAGGTGCAATGCAGGCTATAAAAGGAGAAAGGCTCTGGGCAGTTCAACATGGACAATCCAACATCAGAATTCCCTTGAAGTTATGTGACGGCGTGGGTGGCAGGTGCCGTGCTCCACAGGCTTCCATTTGGAACCTCCACAGAGAGGCCTCTGTAGAGAGGAGACAACCCACCCATGTTTAGGAGTGATAAGCAGGAAGAGTGGACCCCACCAAGTTACTGCAAACTCACAGTAGCACATggcacctaaaaaaaaaatagcaactcATGTGACAGGGCCCCAGTACAGGTCCAGAGGTGATCTGCCATGTCATAGAAATGTTCGCAATATGAAGCCACACCATTCCACTTTGACACATTCATAAGCCTTGGCTAAGAGACtgtgtgttcctctgtgtgtgtgtgtgtgtgcacgcacgtgcatgtgtgtgtatgtgtgtgtgtgtatgcacgggTGCACACGCACACTCTTCCAGAACATTTCAAGACAACAGATACTCATACATAATGTCTAAAAATAGCCTATGGGCTCAAGACATGGCTGCCAGTAAAGTGCAAGCACACAGACCTCAGATTAGTTACCAGACCAGCCGTGGTGACACATTTGTAACCCTGGCACTGAGGAGGTGGGACAGGTAGAGATAGGGACATTCCTGAGGTGTGATGAGCAGCCTAGCTTAAGCAGGGGACTCCAGGCCATCAAGagactctgtttttaaaacaaagaagatggCATTTGAGGAATGGCACCTGGTATTGTCCTCGGAGCTGCACACAGAGATAGGctcacagaggcatgcacacttGTGAGCaggaacataaaaccagaaatgtcTAAAATTATTAAGTAGGATTCTTTAGCAACCTTTCTTGTTCTGCATTTATCTCTTACTAGAAGGACGGTGTGATTCCTGTTAGTGTTCCAGCACCGTGTTGTAAGACACAAACAGAGATagtgtcaggcagtggtggcacacatctttgtTCCCAACGCTGTGgaggcaagttccaggccagtcagagccacacagtgagaccctgtctcaaaaacaacacaacacaaaacaaaacaaaacacacacacacacacacacacacacacacacacacacacacacacacacacacacacacacacatacacacacaccaaaaaaaaagaaaaagaaaaaaagccaagctAGACAGGAATGGGGTaccctggggatgtggctcagtggcggAGCACTTGCCTGCCAGGTACGAGGGCCTAGGTTCGCTCCTCATTACtgcaatgagaaaacaaaaggcagaaatggATGGTATGAAGCAGCCTTCCCTTATAGCACCCCTTGCTTTGAAATGCTAATGTGGGAATGGTAGCTGGGGTAACCGCTGCAGCATCCTTTCTCACTGGTGCCCCCTGAAGGGCAATGCCTCCTAGTCCCTGATTCTTACTTATCCTGTTATCTGTGCtaatctctctcctccccctcaacacccacccctctcctctctctctctccctccctccctgtctctctcccttaccccgccccccgcccctctGCCGCATACTCAGGCattagaaagacagaaagagttcTTTGATTCCATAAGGAGCGAACGAGATgaacttagagaagaaacagCCAAACTGAAAGAGGAGTTGAAGGTACGAAACCAAAGTGCAGTTTAAGAAAAGGGCCACAGTTAACAACTTAAGTTCTGTGTGGCTGTGGCCATGGGTGCTGTGGCCATGGGTGCTGGCTCCACTACTGTCACCTACTGTCCGCTACTGTCAGGAGGTACTCTGCAATGAAAGCAGGAGACTGGTTTGCAAGGGGTTGGCCGTGTCATCGGCACAAATGGTCCTTTTGGCATTCCAAAGCATCCTGACCACCTGCATACACTTTTCTCCATCCCAGTCTCCCTTTTTAAAGAGTGTGGTTAGAGCTTCTAGTGAAAGGTTAATTTTCTTGATGTTACACGTTTGTGGCAGCCCACAGGCCATTGCCCCCAGTTAGAAGAGAGCCTTTTAAAAGCATCTAATCGCCAGAATATAGGATGCAGACTGGAACATACAAGGCGGAAGCCATCTCAGGGCTTCCTGCGTCAATAGATGATGAGTGTGGTACCCTGGCACCTCTGCATCCCTGTACAGTGAGCATTTACATCAGGAGAAATAGCATCCCTTTACAATTAATACAGTTTAACCTGGTCTCACCGAGTATTGTGCTAAACCTGTTCTTGTTCCCAGAAACATGGAATAATCCTAAATTCAGAAATAGCCACCAACGGAGAGACTTCAGACACAGTAAACGACGTTGGGTATCAAGGCCCTACCAAGATAACAAACGAGGAGCTGACTGCCCTCAAGTCGGCCGGGGAGGGGACACTAGGTAAGAGTTCTTCTTTGGGTCCTTTCATTGTTCAGTCAGCATTGATTTCACCTTCGTGCACTATCAGAATTGAAGTGATTGTCACTGATCTATTAACAGTCACGCAGCATGTCGTTCATTCTGTCACTTCAGAGTAATTCCCCAGCCAACTCATGTGATCGCCCACAGTGCTGTGTAGCATGCATTTTTGTCTAGCGCTTTCCGCCTGTGGCTCGAGGACacgtttcttttttccttttcgaGGCTGAGTAGAACAAGGTAGGCTCAACGTCGGCGGGTGACAGCATCGAGGGTCGGATGTGGGTTTTCCCTGGATGCGTCCCAGTCACAGCTTCCAACTTAATCCTGTAATGGAGTTGTCCAGAGGTCAGAACAGTAGAGGCTGTGAAGGGGGGAAGCGGACCATATTTTCCTGCCAGCCTAGCATACTTGGGCACCCACCATACGAGCCTTTGGAGGGTGTAAAGTGCCTGAGTGGGACACAGGACACCTGGTGATGGCAGCCTTGAAGCCTATGACCCCACCCTCAGAGTAGAAGGCAACCTGAGTAGTGGGAATGGATTTTTGCCGTAAGTGGGGTATGCTCACAGGAGTTGGAATTCATCCACCTTACTTAGAAGGAGCCTTCTCTGTGTGGCATAGTTTTGGCTTCTGTAAGAATATATACAATTGGGAAATCTAACAGATCATAGGAATATTTTTCATGGATAGAATGATTTACAAATGAATAACAGTCCAAAATTCTGACTTTGGGATAAATTGAGTTgctagggtttttgttgttgttattgttgttgttgtttgggttttttttttctagttgtttgtttttataaagctgGAGTCTGTATTTCAAGGCAGAGGCTTTCGTCTTCTTTGTGTTTATGTCCATGTGGGAACCTGGGAGCCCCAGCTTCTCAGGACTGATTCCTAGGGGCTTCCACATCCCCTTGTGACTGTCAAAGCAAGATGCTCTTATCAGTGTGCGAGTAGCCAAAACAGAAAGGTTCCATAGTTTCCACGTGCCTTCCAGGACAGCCCCAACTGGAGACTGGTCCTGCACAGCTGACTTATCCCTGATAGTCATGTGGCATGGTGGAAAGAAGAAGACATGTTACTTTGTCAGTGGCCCCAAAGGGTTTTGATGCTGTATCCAATCAGTAAAGCGCTTGCAGggactttattttaaatttacctaTGTCTGTGTTTCTTTAACATAAAGTTACTACACTACTAAACATAGGCAGGAGTAGAAAATTTTAAAGGGTGAAGTTAAGTTGCCTCTAAAATAAAGGCTGGGTCCTTCCCACTGTTTCCTTGGGATCAGAGATCTGCCGTGGAGACCACCCAGTTCTTGGAATGACAGGCTCCCACGTCCAATGAGATCGTACCCATTAGGCTGGTGACTTAATGACTGTGCCACAAGCTTTTTGAGTGACGAGTCGAGCACACTGTCTGAAGAAGACATGCCAGGCGATGGAACACAGACCCCGTTCTACCCTGTAGGGCTTACTCCAGAAGTGTCCTCCTGGAGACTGGCTTTCCGGATGACTTTCCTAAACTGCATGGTACTTTGAGGCAACCTGAAGGGCTGTTAAGGAGCAAGATTCAGGGTGCTGGGGTGGCTGAGAGTGCAAGTGGCTGGGATGAGTGTTTAGCGTTAGGAATATGGAAGGAGAGCCTGGAGGCCGCTGTGGAAGGCTTCCTGGGGCTGCCTGTCTTGTCCATTTATAGCTCTTTCTGTCAGCTAATGGATGGTCACAGCCACTCTGGCCTTGGAGGTGGTAGCAGTGGCCTTTTGCTTATCAAAAACAAGCTAATGTAATTGCTGCTTTGGCACACAGGCCTGGCAAAGGCTTGTTTCCTGTGAgacgctctctctctccctctccctctccctctccctctctctctctctctctctctctctctctctctctaagttgGGTAGTAGTTAGACATGTGTTTGCATTTTAACCTATTAAGTGCCCACAACATCATGGGGTCCCTTCAATTCTCTCAATGGTCTTTTAGGAAAAGCCAAAGAAGTGGAGGTGCAAAAGGAAATGGTGGAGAGTGTGGGGAAAAGAGAGCCCTTACAGAACACTGAGCAAGAACAGCCTAAAGCCAGCACAGTAAAGGattgtgtggacagaggggtgtCACATCCTGGTGAGAACACTGAGGACCAGTCACCCACTGAAGACAGTGCCCTGTCCCCAGGACCACTAGCAGGGGCCAGGTGTGAAGAGCAGGTGCCGAACCAAGATGAAGAGAATACTGCTTTCCTCAAAAACCCAGAGCAGATGGAGCCCCGTGAGGTCACAACCAAGCCAGAGGGTAGGACCAGAAACCCCCTTGAACAGGCCAACTGCCTGGGAGGTCTAGACAGTGAAGTCTCAGGGCCTGCCACCTTGGGTATCAAAAGCCAAAGTGAAAACTCTATAGGTAATCaggataaagaaaaacaagaggatTTGGAGACAGATTTGGAAAAAGTTAGCTTCCAATCATGCCCAGACTACGTTTTAGGGCAGACACCAGCAGCTGATGAGGTGAACTGTGCAGACTCAAGGGGCACAGGTGGAAACCACACGGAGAATGTGTTACAGGCAGGAGGAAATGCAGCCGGGGAGCAAGTGGGTCCAGTGGCCTCTGGTCCTTTGGAGCAGACCGAAGGCTCAGTGAGTCACAGTGGAAGATGTGTGAATGATGGGGCAGGGCCGAGCTCAGAGGGGGAACTCGCCCGAGAAGTAGCTGAGCCTGAGATTCAGAGCTCACAAGCAGGTGAGGAAAACACTGCTACAAAGGTTGGGGACAATGAAGTAAAGGACAAGAAGCCCGTCCAGGCCACCCCTGAGAATCCCATAGTTCAGAGCAGCCATCAGGACACAACAGGTTTAGGTAGTACAGATGCCAAGCATGCACCACGTCACGGGAAAGATCCCAACAAAGGAAAGACCGAGCAGCAGGCAGAGGCGTTGGATTCGCCACAGAAGAAGgccaagaacaagaagaagaaaaacaagaagaaaaaagcccCAGCCCCTATAGAAACCTGCAAAGATGCCAACGAGGAGTTAAACTGTCAGAACACAGAAGCGGGtggcatggaggaagaggaacatgTCCAGCTCACTGCTGAGAAACAGGCGGCAGAAAACCCAGAACAGGACATCGGAGCAGGAAGCAGTGAACATGTTGACTGCCCAGAAGATCCTAAGACTCATTTAAATGGAAAACGGAAGCAAGAAGAGGAAGGTGGTGTGAAACCCCAGGCAGAGAAGGTGACAGCCGACAGAGACGTGGTGATGTTTGATGCTGATACGGTTCAGTCGTTAGACACCAGAGCTGGTGAGGAGATTGAAGAACGTGTTATGGAGGCCCCCGCTGATGGTCCCACAGATGTCTTGGATCAGAACAGTCTGCAGTGTGAAGACGGGGCCATCTCCCCAATGGGAAAGAAAGGTCTCCCAATATATGCTAGTGATGCCTCTCagacaggaagtgaagaggaTCATGTGCCCTCCCAACATCCAGACCAGGTTGAGAGGGCTGTGGATGACCACAGCCTAGACGACGGTGACCTGTCAGGGGAGCTCGGGGGCTTCAGTTCAGAAAGTGGGGATCAGACAAGAAGGGAGGTTGGAGATGGCAAAAATAAGGATTGCACCATGtcgtgaggaggcagaggcaggaggcaggcggGGGCGGACAGCGGGTTTCAGAGCGGCCAAGGACTCAGCACAGTAAACGCCATCCATCAGCCATCAGCTGTATCGGAAACTGCACCCTTCAGCTAGCTCCGCTGCAGAAGCTCATGGACGGGACGTTCCGGTCTCTATGGCCGTACCCACATATCAGTCAATCACCACGTATCAACTACTTTAAGTTATAGACTCTTACATTTGATCACCTCGACACCACCTGTTCTAGCTGGGAACGTTCCATTAGCATCACATGACACGGCGTCGGTCGCTGTCATGTCTGCAGTCCAGCCTGAAGGTCAAAGCCAGACATTGCTTTAGAGGAGTGTGGATGTTCTCAGGCAAATGTATCAGTATCCGGTTGAAATGACCAAACAGCATGCTTAGACTTCTGCATCATGAGCAGTGAATGTTCAAATGCGTCTTATTAAAGTAGatgtattttcatatttgatTCTAGTGTGTACGTCATAGCCCGTATGGTATTCTGTTTAGAGGAGCTAGATGGAGAAGAAGCATAAGGTCAGTGACTGAGAGGAGTTTCCCCTCAGGGTGGAGATTAATTACGTCAGGGACTCAGCTATATACGAGAAAATGCAGGGAGACCACGTGCCTTTACCTCACCAAAGTGCTTTATTTTGCACCAGTGCTCTTGGATCTTGTCGCCAATGGCACCCAAATTAATTCTATCAAAAATCTCTATTTCACTTCATGCAGGTGATGTACTAAATTCactttatatgaatattttttttttttctctgtggatGACAGGTTGAAATTACATCGCCTGCTTTAGTGTTTATGAGAAacagtcatgatttttttttttaactttaaagttaTCTTCCTGTCTGAATGTCTACTTATTATTAAAAACGATTAAAAAaggctgtttgtttttatgcaaaGGACTCATTAGATTATAGGCCAACATTTTGTGTTtggtataaatatattttttatttgttgttgctcagttttctttttggaaaGTTATTTTATCTGCCTGAAGGaaatatgtattttctatatAAAGAAGCGTTTAGAAAATAATTGTCAAGCTGAATTTAAAAGTACCGGTAATATTAAATCACAAGGCACGTGCTGTATGACTACTGTTGATGTGTTACCAAATCATGTGAGCCATACTACTGTCCCATGTAGCATGGAATGCTAAGAGACCAAAACCTCAGTGACCTCTGAGGCCAACTGAAGTGTCATATAattgaaataaaagcattttatgaTTTTACAAGCCTGTGACTCTGGTCTTTGAGACCCTTGACCTCCGACCCTCGTAGCTGTTTTGCACAGTTGCCCACAGGAAGTCACTTCAGGCTTTGAGCTCCTTCAGGGGCTCCAGAAAAAACTAATTCTCAGTGCTTTCATCATTGACAAGTCAGCCCCACTGTGGAGGCTTCCCTGGTACCGGTGTGGGAGCCCAGGGAGGCTGAGAGAAAGGACCCCAGCTTACCTACATGTGTCCCCCATTAGGGAAGGCCTCCACTGCTAAAATATGCCAGTACATAGAGCTGTTTGTGAAAGAGGATAAAAGTACTGAGCAAGAATTGaccctgtgtgcacacatgtcctGAGAAACAAGACAGATGGGCTGCTGCGTGCTGTCCACCTGTGTCATGAAAATGAACTAGGAATGAGGCTGCAGGAGGCTGCACCCTCAGCCTCCGCAGTCAACGGCCCCAGCTTCAGCCACGCCCCCATTTATACTTCAATCCAAATGTCTACTCTCACTCAGACCCTGGAAGCCTACCTCTGGGGGGTTTTTAGACAGCTTGGGGTTCTTGTTTT
This genomic interval carries:
- the Lrrfip1 gene encoding leucine-rich repeat flightless-interacting protein 1 isoform X4; translation: MDMGTQGSGRKRLPNRERLTAEDDALNQIAREAEARLAAKRAARAEAREIRMKELERQQKEIYQVQKKYYGLDTKWGDIEQWMEDSERYSRRFRRNPSASDEDERLSVGSRGSLRPELEYGAPYAWTNGYDGDYCGSQSLSRRSGRNSSFSSGGDGRVSTLSSSREEKLPSEYSGHLNSSSRASSRASSARASPVVEERPDKDFTEKGSRNMPSLSAATLASLGGTSSRRGSGDTSISMDTEASIREIKELNELKDQIQDVEGKYMQGLKEMKDSLAEVEEKYKKAMVSNAQLDNEKTNFMYQVDTLKDTLLEMEERLAESQRQYEEKSKEFEREKHAHSILQFQFAEVKEALRQREEMLEEIRQLQQKQAGFIREISDLQETIEWKDRKIGALERQKEFFDSIRSERDELREETAKLKEELKKHGIILNSEIATNGETSDTVNDVGYQGPTKITNEELTALKSAGEGTLGKAKEVEVQKEMVESVGKREPLQNTEQEQPKASTVKDCVDRGVSHPGENTEDQSPTEDSALSPGPLAGARCEEQVPNQDEENTAFLKNPEQMEPREVTTKPEGRTRNPLEQANCLGGLDSEVSGPATLGIKSQSENSIGNQDKEKQEDLETDLEKVSFQSCPDYVLGQTPAADEVNCADSRGTGGNHTENVLQAGGNAAGEQVGPVASGPLEQTEGSVSHSGRCVNDGAGPSSEGELAREVAEPEIQSSQAGEENTATKVGDNEVKDKKPVQATPENPIVQSSHQDTTGLGSTDAKHAPRHGKDPNKGKTEQQAEALDSPQKKAKNKKKKNKKKKAPAPIETCKDANEELNCQNTEAGGMEEEEHVQLTAEKQAAENPEQDIGAGSSEHVDCPEDPKTHLNGKRKQEEEGGVKPQAEKVTADRDVVMFDADTVQSLDTRAGEEIEERVMEAPADGPTDVLDQNSLQCEDGAISPMGKKGLPIYASDASQTGSEEDHVPSQHPDQVERAVDDHSLDDGDLSGELGGFSSESGDQTRREVGDGKNKDCTMS
- the Lrrfip1 gene encoding leucine-rich repeat flightless-interacting protein 1 isoform X5 — protein: MDMGTQGSGRKRLPNRERLTAEDDALNQIAREAEARLAAKRAARAEAREIRMKELERQQKEIYQVQKKYYGLDTKWGDIEQWMEDSERYSRRFRRNPSASDEDERLSVGSRGSLRPELEYGAPYAWTNGYDGDYCGSQSLSRRSGRASMLDESSLYGARRGSTCGSRAPSEYSGHLNSSSRASSRASSARASPVVEERPDKDFTEKGSRNMPSLSAATLASLGGTSSRRGSGDTSISMDTEASIREIKELNELKDQIQDVEGKYMQGLKEMKDSLAEVEEKYKKAMVSNAQLDNEKTNFMYQVDTLKDTLLEMEERLAESQRQYEEKSKEFEREKHAHSILQFQFAEVKEALRQREEMLEEIRQLQQKQAGFIREISDLQETIEWKDRKIGALERQKEFFDSIRSERDELREETAKLKEELKKHGIILNSEIATNGETSDTVNDVGYQGPTKITNEELTALKSAGEGTLGKAKEVEVQKEMVESVGKREPLQNTEQEQPKASTVKDCVDRGVSHPGENTEDQSPTEDSALSPGPLAGARCEEQVPNQDEENTAFLKNPEQMEPREVTTKPEGRTRNPLEQANCLGGLDSEVSGPATLGIKSQSENSIGNQDKEKQEDLETDLEKVSFQSCPDYVLGQTPAADEVNCADSRGTGGNHTENVLQAGGNAAGEQVGPVASGPLEQTEGSVSHSGRCVNDGAGPSSEGELAREVAEPEIQSSQAGEENTATKVGDNEVKDKKPVQATPENPIVQSSHQDTTGLGSTDAKHAPRHGKDPNKGKTEQQAEALDSPQKKAKNKKKKNKKKKAPAPIETCKDANEELNCQNTEAGGMEEEEHVQLTAEKQAAENPEQDIGAGSSEHVDCPEDPKTHLNGKRKQEEEGGVKPQAEKVTADRDVVMFDADTVQSLDTRAGEEIEERVMEAPADGPTDVLDQNSLQCEDGAISPMGKKGLPIYASDASQTGSEEDHVPSQHPDQVERAVDDHSLDDGDLSGELGGFSSESGDQTRREVGDGKNKDCTMS